Proteins encoded together in one Candidatus Kaiserbacteria bacterium window:
- a CDS encoding efflux RND transporter periplasmic adaptor subunit yields MNVSSLVDTIFRILTKKEVLIALVVIIPLVIAGSIYTTTQNTEGVVYPVVRQPLEQQVLFSGAVIPQTRVILSFERSGKIESLPYTVGDTVMRNGIIASLNADAATAAYQREVALLDSENAILDELLGGNRSEEVAVVQAQLEQSNALLTESTEGLVAAIINAVTVVDTAMERTAKPLFNDPDSNTPTIKYTTTNRSLEIELENEHLQMNALLKSWKNEVSVLKKWQSFTKSEGARNINSALSVQNLLGAAIAAVFDTTTEPDFAALAQTARNNLVRTTSFFQDLGTYTGVLSLSSNLSQTDINTYVANVSIDRANIQTALASLSTKREAYISAQTSLAVSTQELDLSSAGPRIEDVSTQRAKIRAQESAVQSAAVELDTHVLRAPFNAIVTERFVEKGELVTTGTQALTLDADGTFEVEARVSELDVVLIEEGMVADVTTDAYGSDISFPATLTRIDPAESIVDGVAGYGVTLTLGEDANILKAGMTANVSINVVLSEDALVIPAGLVERTAEGAFVYVLRDGKRTRTPVTLGLETIDGLVNILTGVEEDDRIVPYEETRN; encoded by the coding sequence ATGAACGTCAGCTCATTGGTAGATACTATTTTCAGAATACTAACGAAGAAAGAAGTTCTTATCGCGCTCGTAGTGATAATACCGTTAGTTATTGCCGGAAGCATATACACAACTACGCAAAATACAGAAGGAGTCGTGTATCCGGTAGTTCGACAACCGCTTGAACAGCAAGTTCTTTTTAGCGGTGCGGTTATACCCCAAACACGAGTTATTCTCTCTTTTGAGCGCTCGGGGAAAATTGAGAGTCTGCCGTATACCGTAGGTGACACTGTGATGAGAAACGGTATTATCGCGTCCCTTAATGCCGACGCTGCAACTGCGGCATACCAACGCGAGGTCGCTTTGTTAGATTCAGAAAATGCAATCCTTGACGAATTGCTTGGAGGTAATCGAAGTGAAGAAGTTGCAGTGGTACAAGCACAGCTTGAACAAAGCAACGCACTGCTTACAGAATCAACTGAAGGGCTTGTGGCGGCAATAATTAACGCTGTTACTGTTGTCGATACCGCAATGGAACGTACGGCTAAACCTTTGTTTAACGACCCCGACTCAAACACTCCAACAATCAAATACACAACAACCAATCGCTCACTTGAAATCGAATTAGAGAATGAACACCTGCAAATGAACGCGCTGCTCAAATCTTGGAAAAATGAAGTTTCGGTTTTGAAGAAATGGCAATCGTTTACTAAAAGCGAAGGTGCCCGCAACATAAACAGTGCCCTTTCGGTACAAAACCTTCTTGGTGCTGCAATTGCTGCTGTATTTGATACTACCACTGAGCCTGACTTTGCGGCGCTGGCACAGACTGCAAGAAATAATCTAGTTCGAACAACTTCGTTCTTTCAAGATCTGGGTACATATACTGGCGTTTTGTCCCTCAGTAGCAATCTCTCCCAAACTGACATTAATACCTATGTTGCGAACGTGAGCATAGACCGAGCAAATATACAAACAGCTCTCGCATCTTTGTCTACAAAACGCGAAGCCTATATCTCAGCCCAAACGAGCCTTGCAGTGAGCACACAAGAACTCGACCTTTCAAGCGCCGGGCCGCGTATCGAAGACGTTTCAACACAGCGTGCAAAAATACGAGCACAAGAATCAGCAGTTCAATCCGCTGCAGTGGAACTTGATACGCATGTACTCAGAGCCCCCTTTAACGCTATTGTAACTGAGCGATTTGTGGAAAAAGGCGAACTCGTCACGACTGGAACCCAAGCGCTCACACTCGATGCCGATGGAACGTTTGAAGTTGAAGCACGTGTGTCTGAACTTGATGTTGTCCTCATTGAAGAAGGTATGGTAGCAGATGTTACGACAGACGCGTATGGTTCAGACATTTCCTTCCCTGCAACACTGACACGCATTGATCCAGCAGAAAGTATTGTTGATGGTGTCGCAGGATACGGAGTTACATTAACTCTCGGAGAGGATGCAAATATACTTAAAGCAGGGATGACAGCGAATGTGTCGATAAATGTGGTACTCAGCGAAGACGCACTTGTCATTCCAGCTGGG
- a CDS encoding DUF1801 domain-containing protein encodes MKNQNKTQKTNLSPAKYLNAIKDPERRRDCKAIAKLMQTLSKKKPKMWGASIVGFDEYHYKYPSGREGDWMKIGFSNRKDSISLYLTCDLDALAPLLEKLGTYKRGVGCLYIKKLEDIHIGVLTRLIREALKQNPHQSSA; translated from the coding sequence ATGAAAAATCAAAACAAAACACAAAAAACAAACCTGAGTCCTGCAAAATATTTAAACGCCATCAAGGACCCCGAAAGAAGAAGGGACTGCAAAGCTATTGCGAAACTAATGCAAACACTGAGTAAAAAGAAGCCCAAAATGTGGGGCGCCAGTATAGTTGGCTTTGATGAATACCATTACAAATATCCTTCTGGACGAGAAGGTGATTGGATGAAAATTGGTTTTAGTAATCGAAAGGATTCAATTTCACTGTATCTTACCTGTGACTTAGACGCGCTAGCGCCATTATTAGAAAAACTTGGCACCTACAAAAGAGGTGTTGGGTGTCTCTATATTAAGAAGTTGGAAGATATACACATAGGCGTTCTTACACGCCTTATTAGAGAGGCCTTAAAACAGAACCCTCATCAATCAAGTGCATAG